The following proteins come from a genomic window of Eulemur rufifrons isolate Redbay chromosome 24, OSU_ERuf_1, whole genome shotgun sequence:
- the LOC138374354 gene encoding sialic acid-binding Ig-like lectin 8, protein MLLVLLALLWGRAGVEGQRGHGKGFMLELERVVTVQEGLCVHVPCSFSYPRDGWNDSDPVHGSWFQERAKSHQEAPVATNDPARKVQEETQGRFHLLGDPGRNNCSLSIRDARRRDNGSYFFRLERGAIKWSYTYHQLSVHVTALTPYIIPPGTLESGRPRNLTCSVPWACEQGTPPRISWVGASVSPQSPTVGRTSVLTLIPQPQDNGTSLTCQVTLPGAGVTTTRTIHLNVSYSPQNLTVTVLRGDGTVPTALGNGSSVSVLEGQSLRLVCAVNSNPPARMSWTRGSLTLYPSQPSNPGVLELPRVHLSDEGEFTCRAQNPLGSQHVSLSLSLQRKSWPVAEVILVAIIEFAVKMLLLCLCLIFLRVWSPTRKAAQAAVAVEDADTVMG, encoded by the exons atgctgctggtgctgctggccctgctctgggggagggcgggggtggagggacagagagggcatGGGAAAGGTTTCATGCTGGAACTGGAGAGGGTGGTGACGGTGCAGGAGGGCCTGTGTGTCCATGTGCCCTGCTCCTTCTCCTACCCCCGGGATGGCTGGAACGACTCTGACCCTGTTCATGGCTCCTGGTTCCAGGAAAGGGCCAAATCACACCAGGAGGCTCCAGTGGCCACAAATGACCCAGCTAGGAAAGTGCAGGAGGAGACCCAGGGGCGATTCCACCTCCTCGGGGATCCAGGGAGGAACAACTGCTCCCTGAGCATCAGAGACGCCAGGAGGAGGGACAATGGGTCATATTTTTTTCGGTTGGAGAGGGGAGCTATAAAATGGAGCTACACGTATCACCAACTCTCTGTGCATGTGACAG cCCTGACACCCTACATCATCCCCCCGGGGACCCTGGAGTCTGGCCGCCCCAGGAACCtgacctgctctgtgccctgggcctGTGAGCAGGGGACGCCCCCCAGGATCTCCTGGGTGGGGGCCTCTGTGTCCCCCCAGAGCCCCACTGTTGGCCGCACCTCGGTTCTCACCCTcatccctcagccccaggacaATGGCACCAGTCTCACCTGCCAGGTGACCCTGCCTGGAGCCGGTGTGACCACAACAAGGACCATCCATCTCAACGTGTCCT ATTCTCCTCAGAACTTGACCGTGACTGTCCTCCGAGGAGATGGCACAG TACCCACAGCCCTGGGGAATGGCTCGTCTGTGTCAGTCCTGGAGGGTCAGTCCTTGCGCCTGGTTTGTGCTGTCAACAGCAATCCCCCTGCCAGGATGAGCTGGACCCGGGGGAGCCTGACGCTGTACCCCTCACAGCCCTCGAACCCTGGGGTGCTGGAGCTGCCTCGAGTGCACCTAAGCGATGAAGGAGAATTCACCTGCCGAGCTCAGAACCCTCTGGGCTCCCAGCACGTCTCCCTGAGCCTCTCCCTGCAGA ggaAATCGTGGCCCGTCGCAGAAGTGATTCTGGTGGCCATCATAGAATTTGCTGTGAAGATGCtgcttctctgcctctgcctcatcTTCCTCAG AGTGTGGTCCCCCACAAGGAAGGCGGCTCAGGCAGCAGTGGCCGTAGAGGATGCAGACACTGTCATGGGCTAA